Part of the Sinomonas atrocyanea genome is shown below.
AGCGCCCGCGCCTCCACGGCGGTCGCCGTGGGCTCGGGCCGCAGCCGTTCGCGCGGCGGGCGCTGCGCGGACTCCGCGCCGCGGCGGTTCACCGCAGGCTCCGGTACCACTCGCCATCGTGGCCCGCGGGGCGGAAGCCGATCGCCTCGTTGATGGCTAGCATGTGCGCGTTCTCCTCGGCATTGAAGGTCACGACCTTGGCCGCCTGAGGGTACCTGGCGCGGTACTGCGCCAGGTTCGCGAGCTTGATCCACATCCCGAGGGACCGGCCGCGGTGCCCCGCCCGAACGAGGGTGTCGTCCTGGTCGGCCACGTCCTCCTTGCCGCGCCGGACCCACAGGGCCGTGTACGCGGCGAACTCCCCCGTGGCCCGGTGACGGGCCACGGCGTACAGCGGCACCGTGCCGGCCTCCGCGAGCATCGCCTCGAGCGCGGCGACGCGCTCGGCATCCCAGACCGCGGCGTCCGTCCACGACTCCCCCTGGGGCGCGTCCACGGACATGCGCGCGAACAGCTCCGCCATCCCCGCCCGGTGCTCGGGCGGGACCCCCTCCCAGGTCATGAGTTCGTACTCCGTCGAGGCCTTCGCCGAGGCCGCCGCCGCGAGGGCCGGCCACCCGCCGTCGTGCGCCGCGAGGTCCAGCGCGCTGAAGCGCACCACCTGGTTCAGCGAGAACCCGGCCGCGCGGGCGAAGCGCACCGGCCTCTCGGCTGCCCGCAGGGCGCCGGTGCCGGTCGAGGGCACCACCGCGCCGTCCTCGGCCGGGGAGCCGCCGGAGCCGGCCGGACCGGAGGCGGGGACGGGATGCTCGGTGAACGCGTCCGCGACGGTGCGGCCCCGCCGTCGTGCCTCCTCGAGGGCCGCGTCCAGCAGCGCGCGCCCCAGCCCCCGCCCCGAGAAGTCGTCCAGGACCTCGGCGCGCACCATCGCACGGTCCAGGTCCTCCTTGAGCGAGACCCGGCACCAGGCGCGCCCGGCCATCCGTCCCCCCGCACGGGCGAAGAACAGCGCCGTCTCGTCGTACGGCGAATCCCGCCAGACCCGCAACCGGTACTCCGGCGGCGAGCAGCGGTCCTCGTGCCCCCAGATCTGCCGCTGCACGGCGTCGGTGAGGCGCGAGAACTCCAGGAACTCCTCGGCCTCCGGCCCCTCGAGCCTCGAGGGCAGGCGCAGCCGCTCGATACGGTAGCCAGCGCTCATGTGCGCCAGTCTAGCCGCGCCCGCGCGTGCGGGCGGGAACGCACGAGGGCCCCCTTCCACGGGCGGGAAGGGGGCCCTCGTCAGCGGTGCGAGTGGGGCTGATCAGCCCTCGATGATCACCTTGGTGGCGTTCGGGTCGACCTGGACGCCGGGGCCGAACGTCGTGGCGACGGTGGCCTTCTGGATGTAGCGGCCCTTCGACGCGGACGGCTTGAGGCGGAGCACCTCGTCGAGCGCGGCCGCGTAGTTCTCGGCGAGCTGGCGCGCGTCGAACGAGGTCTTGCCGATGATGAAGTGCAGGTTCGAGTGCTTGTCGACGCGGAAGTCGATCTTGCCGCCCTTGATCTCGTTCACGGCCTTGGCCACGTCCGGGGTCACGGTGCCGGTCTTCGGGTTCGGCATGAGGTTGCGCGGGCCGAGGATCTTGCCGAGGCGGCCGACCTTGCCCATGAGCTCCGGGGTGGCCACGGCGGCGTCGAAGTCCGTCCAGCCGCCCTGGATGCGCTCGATCAGGTCGTCCGAGCCGACCACGTCGGCGCCGGCGGCCTCGGCCGCCGCTGCCTTGTCGCCGGTCGCGAACACGACGACGCGGGCGGTCTTGCCCGTGCCGTGCGGGAGGATGACCGTGCCGCGGACCATCTGGTCCGCCTTGCGCGGATCGACGCCGAGGCGGAACGCGACCTCAACCGTCGCGTCCGTCTTCGACGGGTTGATCTCCTTGGCCAGGGCGACGCCCTCGGCCGGGGAGTACACCTTGCCGGCCTCGATCTTCTCGGCCGCTGCCTGGTATGCCTTGCTGCGCTTTGCCATGCTGCTCTTGATCTCCTTGTGCAGGTGTGGTCATTGTGGGCCGCGCTCGGCCCTGCCACGGACGACGGCGGGACTCGCCGTGCGTCGTTGATGAATGGGGGTGAGGTCTTAGCCCTCGACGGTGATGCCCATGGAGCGGGCGGTGCCGGCGATGATCTTCTTCGCGGCCTCGACGTCGTTGGCGTTGAGGTCCTCGAGCTTGGTCTTGGCAATCTCCTCGACCTGGGCGTCGGAGAGCTTGGCGACCTTCACGGTGTGCGGGGTCGCGGAGCCCTTCTGGACGCCCGCAGCCTTCTTGATCAGCTCAGCGGCCGGCGGGGTCTTGGTGATGAAGGTGAAGGAGCGGTCCTCGTAGACCGTGATCTCCACCGGGATGACGTTGCCACGCTGGGATTCCGTCGCAGCGTTGTACGCCTTGCAGAACTCCATGATGTTGACACCGTGCTGGCCGAGCGCAGGACCGATCGGCGGGGCCGGGTTGGCGGCGCCTGCCTGGATCTGCAGCTTGATGAGGCCGGTGACCTTCTTCTTGGGAGCCAATGTAGGGTCCTTTTCTTCCTTACGCTTCCTGGAGCAGCAGGAGCGCCGCCCAGGTGGTGACCGCCATGGCGAGGCAGTCGACCGCCCCGGCACCGGTAGGCATCCGGTCCCGGGGCGAAGTCTTCAATTGTACAGACGTGGCGTCGGTGCGGCGTCCTAGATCTTCGCGACCTGGTTGAACGCGAGCGTCACGGGGGTCTCGCGCTCGAAGATCGAGACGAGGACCACGAGGGTCTGCGACTCGGGCTTGATCTCCGAGATGGTCGCCGGGAGGGTCTCGAACGGGCCCTCCTTGACGATGACGGACTCGCCGACCTCGAAGTCCACGGCGACCGGCGCGGCCTGGGCCTTCTGGCCGGCCTTGCCTGCGGCCTTCGCCTCGGCAGCCTGCTCCTGCTCGAACACCGGGGCGAGCATCGAGAAGACCTCGTCGAGGGTCAGCGGGACCGGGTTGTGGGCGTTGCCCACGAAGCCGGTGACGCCCGGGGTGTGGCGGACGGCGCCCCACGAGGCGTCGGTCAGGTCCATGCGCACCAGCACGTAGCCCGGGATGCGGACCCGGTTCACGATCTTGCGCTGGGCGTTCTTGATCTCGACGACTTCCTCCATCGGGACCTGGATCTCGAAGATGTAGTCTTCCATGTCCAGCGTCTGGATGCGGGTCTCGAGGTTCGACTTCACGCGGTTCTCGTAGCCCGCGTAGGAGTGGATGACGTACCAGTCGCCCGGCTGGCGGCGCAGCTTGGCACGGAAGTCCTCGGCGGCCTTGGCGGCGGCAGCGGCCGGGTCGATCTCCTCGGCGGCCTCCGCGCCCTCGGCGACGTCCTCGCCCGTGGAGGCGGCGTCGTCGTGCGCGGTCTCCTCGGCGACCGGAGCCTCCTCGGCCTCGGCCTCCTCAGCCGGAGCTTCCTCGGCCTCAGCTTCCTCAGCCGGAGCCTGCTCAGCCTCGTCGGAGACAACCTCGTCGTCGCCGGCCTCGTCAGGGGAAGCGGCAGGGGCAACGGGCGCAGCGGCGTCGGAGAAGGCCGGCTCGAATGCCGACTCCTCGTGCTCGGTCCCGCGATCCTCGAGCTCGTGCTCAGACACTTAGTCTCCTGCTTTCCTCGTGCGACTTACTCGTTGCGACTTAAATGGCTCATCCGCACACCCTGCCCCGTCCCGGTCTCCCGGTTCCGGGCCAGAGGTCTGCGGACCCAGGCCTAGTTGGTGGTGGACGTCCCGCCGAAGACCCAGCCGATGCCGATCCCGAAGAGGAAGTCGAGGACGAACACGACCACCATCATCACTATGACGAACCCCAGCACCACGAGCGTGTAGTTCACCAGCTCCTGACGGGTCGGCGTGACGACCTTGCGGAGCTCGCCGATCACCTGCCGGACAAAGAGCGCGATCCGGCCGAAGAAGCCAAGCTTCCTGGCCTGCTTGGGGCGGCCCGAACTGCTTGAAGCTGTTTCGGTCAACCGATTCCTCGCTCACTCGCTCTGCCCGCAGGACTTCCCCGCCGGATCCGTTCTGTGGGTGCTGGAACAGCCCGGACAAAGCCGGGCTGTGTTCCTGCGCAGGGCAGACAGGACTCGAACCTGCAACCTGCGGTTTTGGAGACCGCTGCGCTACCAATTGCGCCACTGCCCTTCGGTGGAAACCACCTGACGGCGGAATCGCCGTGGACTACCTTACCAAGGATCCTGCGGGGCCGCGCCCAGCAGCGTCCCGGCAGAGGAGACCACGCGCCGCTTCCGGCGCCGAGGATCAAGTCTACGCACAATCCCCGCCGGCGTCGAACTGGGACGGGGGCGGCCGGGGGCGGCAGGGCCCGAGCGCCTAGAGTAGGTACCACCAGCCTCCCGAGAAGAAGGATTGCCCCATGACCTCCGCCCGCGTCTCCCAGCGCATCGGATCCATCGCAGAATCCGCCACCCTGGCCGTCGACGCGAAGGCGAAGGCCCTCAAGGCCGCGGGGCGCCCCGTCATCGGCTTCGGCGCCGGCGAGCCCGACTTCCCGACCCCGCAGTACATCGTGGACGCCGCCATCGAGGCCGCCCGCCAGCCGCGCTTCCACCGGTACTCCCCCGCCGGCGGCCTGCCCGAGCTCAAGGCCGCCATCGCCGCGAAGACCAAGCGGGATTCCGGCTACGAGGCCGAGGCGTCCCAGGTGCTGGTCACCAACGGCGGCAAGCAGGCCGTCTACAACACGTTCGCGACCCTGCTCGACCCGGGCGACGAGGTGCTGCTCCCCACTCCGTACTGGACCACCTACCCCGAGTCCATCCGCCTCGCCGGCGGCGTCCCGGTCGAGGTCTTCGCCGGGCCCGAGCAGGGCTACCTCGTCACCGTGGACCAGCTCGAGGCCGCGCTCACCGAGCGCACCAAGATCCTGCTGTTCGTCTCGCCGTCCAACCCCACCGGCGCGGTGTACTCCCCCGAGCAGGTCAAGGAGATCGGCCAGTGGGCTGCCGCGAAGGGCCTGTGGGTGGTCACCGACGAGATCTACGAGCACCTCACCTACGACGGCGTGCCGTTCACCTCGATCGCGACCGCGGTCCCCGAGCTCGGGGACCGGGTCGTGATCCTCAACGGCGTGGCCAAGACGTACGCGATGACCGGCTGGCGCGTGGGCTGGATGATCGGCCCGGCCGATGTCATCAAGGCGGCTACGAACCTCCAGTCGCACGCCACGAGCAACGTCGCGAACGTCTCCCAGATGGCGGCCCTCGCCGCCGTGTCGGGCCCGCTGGACGCCGTGGAGGAGATGAAGGTCGCCTTCGACCGCCGGCGCAAGACGATGGTGAGCATGCTCTCGGCCATCGAGGGCGTGAACTGCCCGACGCCCAAGGGCGCCTTCTACGTCTACCCCGACGTCCGCGGGATCCTCGGCAAGGAGATCGCCGGCATCCGCCCGGCCACCTCGGCCGAGCTCGCGGCGCTCATCCTCGACAAGGCCGAGGTGGCGATCGTCCCCGGCGAGGCCTTCGGGCCGAGCGGGTTCGTGCGCCTCTCCTACGCGCTCGGCGACGACGACCTCGCCGAGGGTGTGGGCCGCATCCAGGAACTCCTCGGGACGGCCAAGTAGGGCTCGTCCCCTCCTGAAGCACGCCGTCGTCCGTCTGAGAGTCACCTTCTGAAAGTCACCTTCTGAGAGGCAGCTTCTGCGGGTCCACCCACAGGACGTGACCCCCAGAAGGTGACACCCAAACCCCACCCACAGGAGCTGACCCCCAGAAGATGACACCCAAACCCCACCCACAGGAGGCGACCCCCAGAAGGTGACCCCCAGGACGTGACCCCCAGGAGGTGACACCCAGACGGGGCGGGGCTACCAGATGCGGCGGTCTGCGGCCCAGCGCGAGAGCTCGTGCCGATTGGTGAGCTGGAGCTTGCGCAGCACCGCGGAGACGTGGGTCTCGACCGTCTTGACCGAGATGAACAGCTCCTTCGCGGTCTCCTTGTAGGAGTAGCCGCGGGCGATGAGCCGCATGACGTCGAGCTCGCGGGCGGAGAGCTTGTCGAGCTCGTCGTCGGCCACAGACTGGGTGCCGAACGCGTCGAGGACGAAGCCCGCGAGGCGGGGCGAGAACACGGCGTCCCCGTCCGCGACGCGCAGCACGGCGTCGGTGATCTCGCGGCCCGAGGCGGTCTTGGTGACGTAGCCGCGGGCCCCGGCGCGGATCACGGAGACCACGTCCTCGGCCGCATCGGAGACGCTGAGCGCGAGGAAGCGCACCGTCTGCAGGAGCGGCGCGCACCGCGTGAGCACCTCGCGCCCTCCCCCGCCGAGGCCGCCCGGAAGGTGGACGTCCAGGAGGACGACGCGGGGACGGAGCTGCTCGATCGCCTCGACGGCACCCTCGACCGTCCCGGCCTCGCCCACCACGCGCACGCGCTCGTCGAGGTCGGCCTTCAGCCCCGACCGGAAGATGGTGTGGTCGTCCACGATGACGACGTCCACCGGCTCCCGCCCCGATTCCGTGCTCATGTCTCCTCCGTCCTCGGCAGCCGCAGCCGCACCTCGGTGCCGTCCGGTCCGCTCACGATCGCCGCCTCGCCCCCGTGCCGGCGCATGCGCCCGACGATCGACTCCCGCACGCCCAGCCTGTCCTCCGGCACGGCCTCGAGGTCGAAGCCGGGGCCCCGGTCCTTGATGAAGACCTCCGTGGCGTCGCTGCCCGTCTCCGCATAGACCGAGACGGGGCCCGCGCCGTGGCGGACCGCGTTGAGCATCGCCTCGCGGGCGGCCTGCAGGAGGGCGTCCTGGCGGTCGCGGGCCGACGTGCCGCCGGTCCGGGTGGCCTCGGGCTCGCCGACGGTGACGACGTCGATCGGGACGCCGTGCAGGTCCTCGACCTCGCCCGCGAGCGCGGCGATCCTATCCGCGAAGGTGCCCTCGCCGCTGCGGGCATCCCGGTAGAGCCATTCGCGCAGCTCGCGTTCCTGGGCGCGGGCGAGGCGCGTCACGTCCGCCTCGCTGCCGGCGCGGCGCTGGATGAGGGCCAGGGTCTGCAGGACCGAGTCGTGCAGGTGCGCGGCGATCTCGGCCCGCTCCTCCTCCCGCACCCGCGCGGCCCGCTCCGCACCCAGCTCACGCCAGAACTTCAGGCCCCACGGCAGCAGCACGAGGGCCACCCCGGCGAGCACGGCGAACGAGGCCAGCAGCGCCATGCCCAGCACATTCCACTGGCTGCCCGACACGGCCAGGGTCACGCCTGCCACGACCAGGGCGATCCCCGCTCCGAGGCGCAGCCAGCCCGTCCAGCGCTCGGCGCCGGCGCCGCGGACGAGCCTCTCGCGCCGCGCCTCGTCCAGCTGCATCCAGGCCAGCGCCACGCCGCCGAGGATGGCGGCAACGGGCACGATCGTGTCCAGCGGCACCTGGACCCCGATGAGGGACCCGCCCAGCGCCACCGCCCCGAGGAGGAGGACGACGCCGAGCAGCACCTCGCGCGCGTACCGCGCCGCGTGCGGGGCCTGGCGGGGGGCCGCCGGCGGGAGGACCGGCTCGGACACCGCGGGCGCGATGTGCGACGCCGGGCGGCGCGCGGCCCGGCGGGCCGCCTCGGCCGCGGTGGGCACCATGACCCACAGCCAGCCGTACAGGACGATCCCCGCGCCGCCGAGGACCGCGGCGACGGCCATGATCCAGCGGACCACGTCGGTGCGCATCCCCAGGTGCCGTGCGAGCCCGGAGCACACCCCTGCGATGAGGCGGTCGTCTCCTCGTACGAGGGGAGGGCGCACGGGCACGGCGTTCATGGATCCATCCAAGCACTCCTCGGTGCCCTCAGGGGCGCCGCGGCCCCCTTCCCGGGGTCCGTTCAGGGTCCGTTCAGGGTCTCCCCCCATGGGGGCGCGCGGGGCCGGGCGGAAGGATGGGGGCATGAGCACCGATCGGTCCCCCGGCGAGCAGCCGGACCCCCTCCCGCAGCCCGGGCTTCCGCAGCCCGGCCCCGAAGCGCGGCCCACCGCGGAGGGCACCGGCTCTGCGCCCCGCCCCCTCCCGCCCCGCGGGGGCGACTTCTTCGGCTGGATCCGCGGGCTCGGCCTCGTCCGCGGCCGCGACCGCTGGATGGGCGGGGTCGCGAGCGGCCTGGCGCACCGGTGGGGCATCGACCCCATCCTGGTCCGCGGCCTCTTCATCGTCGCCGCGATCTTCCTGGGCGTCGGCGTCCTCGCCTACGGCCTCCTCTGGCTGCTCCTGCCCGAGCCCGACGGCCGCATCCATGCGCAGGAGGCAGCGCACGGGCGCTGGACGGCGGGCATGACGGGCGGCCTCATCGTCACGGTGATCGGCCTCGGCGGGGCCCGGGCGGGGTTCTGGTTCGGAGACCACGGGATCGGCGGGGCGTTCTGGGGCCTGTTCTGGGTCGCCGTCGTGGGCTTCGGGATCTACAGCATCGTGCGCGGGAGCCGGAGGCACACCGCCTCCCGGACGGCCGAGGCGCACCGGCCCGGCGGGACGGTGCCGCCGGCACCGCCGCACCCGGCGGCCGACGCGCGCCAGGACAGCCCCTTCGCTGCAGGCGTACCGAGCGCCGGTGACACCGCCTACACGAAGCCGGGGACACCGCCGTCGTACGCCGATACGTACTCGCCGCAGCCCGGCCCCGCCTACTCCGCGGCCCCCCACTACGCCGCTCCCCACTACGGCCCCTATGTCCCGGCCCCGACCGTGGTGCACCCGCCGCGGCGGCCGCGCGCCTCCGGCCCCTACGTGCTCGTGGTGCTCGGTGCGGCGGCCCTCGCGGCGGGCTCCCTCGGCGCCGTCATCGCCACCGGGGCGGTGCCGCTCGCGATGGGGACGATCTGGACCGCCATCGCGGTGGTCCTCGGCCTCGGCATCCTCGTCGCCGGCCTCCGCGGCCGCCGGGCCGGGGTCCTGACGCTGTTCGCGATCGTCGCGCTCGTCGGCAGCGCCGCCTCGCAGGGGGCCGACCGGCTCGCGAGCGTCCGCTCGAGCCAGGTCGCCTTCGCCCCCGCGAGCCTGCAGGAGGCGGCGAGGGGCTACGACGTCGCGATGGCGAGGGGCAGCCTCGACCTGTCCGGCCTCGACACCGCGCGCCCGCTCCCGTCGGAGACGCTGGTCCCCGTCAAGGCCACGATGAGCGACCTCACGATCACGGTCCCGAAGGACGTCCCCGTCGAGGTGCGCACCTCCA
Proteins encoded:
- a CDS encoding GNAT family N-acetyltransferase, with the translated sequence MSAGYRIERLRLPSRLEGPEAEEFLEFSRLTDAVQRQIWGHEDRCSPPEYRLRVWRDSPYDETALFFARAGGRMAGRAWCRVSLKEDLDRAMVRAEVLDDFSGRGLGRALLDAALEEARRRGRTVADAFTEHPVPASGPAGSGGSPAEDGAVVPSTGTGALRAAERPVRFARAAGFSLNQVVRFSALDLAAHDGGWPALAAAASAKASTEYELMTWEGVPPEHRAGMAELFARMSVDAPQGESWTDAAVWDAERVAALEAMLAEAGTVPLYAVARHRATGEFAAYTALWVRRGKEDVADQDDTLVRAGHRGRSLGMWIKLANLAQYRARYPQAAKVVTFNAEENAHMLAINEAIGFRPAGHDGEWYRSLR
- the rplA gene encoding 50S ribosomal protein L1 translates to MAKRSKAYQAAAEKIEAGKVYSPAEGVALAKEINPSKTDATVEVAFRLGVDPRKADQMVRGTVILPHGTGKTARVVVFATGDKAAAAEAAGADVVGSDDLIERIQGGWTDFDAAVATPELMGKVGRLGKILGPRNLMPNPKTGTVTPDVAKAVNEIKGGKIDFRVDKHSNLHFIIGKTSFDARQLAENYAAALDEVLRLKPSASKGRYIQKATVATTFGPGVQVDPNATKVIIEG
- the rplK gene encoding 50S ribosomal protein L11 codes for the protein MAPKKKVTGLIKLQIQAGAANPAPPIGPALGQHGVNIMEFCKAYNAATESQRGNVIPVEITVYEDRSFTFITKTPPAAELIKKAAGVQKGSATPHTVKVAKLSDAQVEEIAKTKLEDLNANDVEAAKKIIAGTARSMGITVEG
- the nusG gene encoding transcription termination/antitermination protein NusG, whose product is MSEHELEDRGTEHEESAFEPAFSDAAAPVAPAASPDEAGDDEVVSDEAEQAPAEEAEAEEAPAEEAEAEEAPVAEETAHDDAASTGEDVAEGAEAAEEIDPAAAAAKAAEDFRAKLRRQPGDWYVIHSYAGYENRVKSNLETRIQTLDMEDYIFEIQVPMEEVVEIKNAQRKIVNRVRIPGYVLVRMDLTDASWGAVRHTPGVTGFVGNAHNPVPLTLDEVFSMLAPVFEQEQAAEAKAAGKAGQKAQAAPVAVDFEVGESVIVKEGPFETLPATISEIKPESQTLVVLVSIFERETPVTLAFNQVAKI
- the secE gene encoding preprotein translocase subunit SecE, encoding MTETASSSSGRPKQARKLGFFGRIALFVRQVIGELRKVVTPTRQELVNYTLVVLGFVIVMMVVVFVLDFLFGIGIGWVFGGTSTTN
- a CDS encoding pyridoxal phosphate-dependent aminotransferase; translated protein: MTSARVSQRIGSIAESATLAVDAKAKALKAAGRPVIGFGAGEPDFPTPQYIVDAAIEAARQPRFHRYSPAGGLPELKAAIAAKTKRDSGYEAEASQVLVTNGGKQAVYNTFATLLDPGDEVLLPTPYWTTYPESIRLAGGVPVEVFAGPEQGYLVTVDQLEAALTERTKILLFVSPSNPTGAVYSPEQVKEIGQWAAAKGLWVVTDEIYEHLTYDGVPFTSIATAVPELGDRVVILNGVAKTYAMTGWRVGWMIGPADVIKAATNLQSHATSNVANVSQMAALAAVSGPLDAVEEMKVAFDRRRKTMVSMLSAIEGVNCPTPKGAFYVYPDVRGILGKEIAGIRPATSAELAALILDKAEVAIVPGEAFGPSGFVRLSYALGDDDLAEGVGRIQELLGTAK
- a CDS encoding LuxR C-terminal-related transcriptional regulator; the encoded protein is MSTESGREPVDVVIVDDHTIFRSGLKADLDERVRVVGEAGTVEGAVEAIEQLRPRVVLLDVHLPGGLGGGGREVLTRCAPLLQTVRFLALSVSDAAEDVVSVIRAGARGYVTKTASGREITDAVLRVADGDAVFSPRLAGFVLDAFGTQSVADDELDKLSARELDVMRLIARGYSYKETAKELFISVKTVETHVSAVLRKLQLTNRHELSRWAADRRIW
- a CDS encoding ATP-binding protein, with translation MNAVPVRPPLVRGDDRLIAGVCSGLARHLGMRTDVVRWIMAVAAVLGGAGIVLYGWLWVMVPTAAEAARRAARRPASHIAPAVSEPVLPPAAPRQAPHAARYAREVLLGVVLLLGAVALGGSLIGVQVPLDTIVPVAAILGGVALAWMQLDEARRERLVRGAGAERWTGWLRLGAGIALVVAGVTLAVSGSQWNVLGMALLASFAVLAGVALVLLPWGLKFWRELGAERAARVREEERAEIAAHLHDSVLQTLALIQRRAGSEADVTRLARAQERELREWLYRDARSGEGTFADRIAALAGEVEDLHGVPIDVVTVGEPEATRTGGTSARDRQDALLQAAREAMLNAVRHGAGPVSVYAETGSDATEVFIKDRGPGFDLEAVPEDRLGVRESIVGRMRRHGGEAAIVSGPDGTEVRLRLPRTEET
- a CDS encoding PspC domain-containing protein, with translation MSTDRSPGEQPDPLPQPGLPQPGPEARPTAEGTGSAPRPLPPRGGDFFGWIRGLGLVRGRDRWMGGVASGLAHRWGIDPILVRGLFIVAAIFLGVGVLAYGLLWLLLPEPDGRIHAQEAAHGRWTAGMTGGLIVTVIGLGGARAGFWFGDHGIGGAFWGLFWVAVVGFGIYSIVRGSRRHTASRTAEAHRPGGTVPPAPPHPAADARQDSPFAAGVPSAGDTAYTKPGTPPSYADTYSPQPGPAYSAAPHYAAPHYGPYVPAPTVVHPPRRPRASGPYVLVVLGAAALAAGSLGAVIATGAVPLAMGTIWTAIAVVLGLGILVAGLRGRRAGVLTLFAIVALVGSAASQGADRLASVRSSQVAFAPASLQEAARGYDVAMARGSLDLSGLDTARPLPSETLVPVKATMSDLTITVPKDVPVEVRTSTTLADVTANGRRATGLSRHDTTTYNSGTSGPALVVELDATLSSVTVNEER